The following proteins are encoded in a genomic region of Numenius arquata chromosome 28, bNumArq3.hap1.1, whole genome shotgun sequence:
- the LOC141476174 gene encoding C-type lectin domain family 2 member B-like — protein MGHANGFCCSDGNVEKPLSPWGGGASPHPDVAGAAGRMRHRTVLDKCHSFHPLWVLVVSVLVGLVLALAAAVAVLSVRGHGGDLAVLVPVLACPDGWVGYRNVCYCLSGDEGSWEWSQEQCSSHGASLAVLRREWEMEFLSRLKGNIDYWIGLRRWGERLEWVDGSSFNQTFKVHGQAECMYLYDHVLGSTDCSQRRPYICSKPQVLK, from the exons ATGGGACACGCAAACGGGTTCTGCTGCAGTGATGGGAATGTGGAAAAGCCCCTGAGTCCCTGGGGTGGAGGAGCGTCCCCCCACCCAGATgtggctggggctgcaggaagaATGAGGCACAGAACAGTCCTGG ACAAGTGCCACAGCTTCCATCCGCTGTGGGTCCTGGTGGTGTCTGTGCTGGTGGGTCTGGTCCTGGCTCTGGCCGCGGCTGTTGCTGTCCtctcag TAAGAGGACATGGAGGGGATCTAGCTGTGCTGGTTCCGGTGCTGGCGTGTCCTGATGGCTGGGTCGGGTACCGCAATGTCTGCTACTGCCTCTCGGGGGAtgaggggagctgggagtggagccaggagcagtgctccTCGCACGGGGCCTCGCTGGCCGTGCTCAGGAGGGagtgggaaatg GAGTTCCTCTCACGCCTCAAGGGCAACATTGATTACTGGATCGGGCTGCGGAGATGGGGCGAACGCCTGGAGTGGGTGGACGGCAGCAGCTTCAACCAGAC GTTTAAGGTACACGGCCAGGCAGAGTGTATGTATTTGTACGACCATGTTTTGGGGAGTACAGACTGCTCACAGCGCCGGCCGTACATCTGCAGCAAGCCCCAAGTGCTGAAGTGA